One region of Sus scrofa isolate TJ Tabasco breed Duroc chromosome 3, Sscrofa11.1, whole genome shotgun sequence genomic DNA includes:
- the LOC100524737 gene encoding uncharacterized protein LOC100524737 isoform X1: protein MAAARGLWGCEDPSLWAAVLGRHGEVLRARAGPQGRLEALDRWYREALPAAIEGREEKHVTREELGQLLAWKLARGRFRPRLHQLVSANAPELVVQHSAAAFPLLPDMHAAVTELRALRGVGPATASAVLAAGAPEVAAFMSEEAVAAVPGLPALQYTLKHYLLYLSRVQERATALSHGSASGLWTPHRVETALWTWAIGQKLCPDLLPDLGPSPAAPEDSRPAKKRRTQTD, encoded by the exons ATGGCGGCGGCCCGCGGCCTTTGGGGCTGTGAGGACCCGAGCCTCTGGGCCGCCGTCCTGGGCCGCCACGGGGAAGTGCTCCGAGCGCGCGCGGGCCCCCAGGGGCGGCTGGAAGCCCTGGACCGATG GTATCGAGAGGCGTTGCCCGCAGCCATCGAGGGCCGGGAGGAGAAGCACGTGACTCGAGAAGAGCTGGGGCAGCTGCTGGCTTGGAAGCTGGCT CGGGGCCGCTTCAGGCCGCGCCTGCATCAGCTCGTCAGCGCCAACGCCCCGGAGTTGGTGGTGCAGCACTCGGCTGCCGCCTTCCCCCTCCTGCCAGACATGCACGCCGCGGTCACGGAATTACGCGCCCTGCGGGGCGTGGGCCCGGCCACGGCCTCGG CGGTCTTGGCTGCCGGAGCTCCCGAGGTGGCAGCTTTCATGTCTGAGGAGGCAGTGGCCGCGGTGCCCGGTCTGCCAGCCCTGCAGTACACCCTCAAGCACTACCTGCTGTACCTGAGCCGGGTGCAGGAGCGAGCCACAGCTCTGAGCCATG GCAGTGCCTCAGGGCTGTGGACCCCGCATCGTGTGGAGACAGCCCTGTGGACCTGGGCTATAGGGCAGAAGCTGTGCCCTGACCTGCTGCCCGACCTCGGTCCCAGCCCAGCCGCCCCCGAGGACTCCAGGCCAGCCAAGAAGCGCCGGACCCAGACCGACTGA
- the LOC100524737 gene encoding uncharacterized protein LOC100524737 isoform X2, which yields MAAARGLWGCEDPSLWAAVLGRHGEVLRARAGPQGRLEALDRWYREALPAAIEGREEKHVTREELGQLLAWKLARGRFRPRLHQLVSANAPELVVQHSAAAFPLLPDMHAAVTELRALRGVGPATASAVLAAGAPEVAAFMSEEAVAAVPGLPALQYTLKHYLLYLSRVQERATALSHAQPPPRTPGQPRSAGPRPTDLAVAQILLTCSVTSGHKSLGQRLAAVGAQ from the exons ATGGCGGCGGCCCGCGGCCTTTGGGGCTGTGAGGACCCGAGCCTCTGGGCCGCCGTCCTGGGCCGCCACGGGGAAGTGCTCCGAGCGCGCGCGGGCCCCCAGGGGCGGCTGGAAGCCCTGGACCGATG GTATCGAGAGGCGTTGCCCGCAGCCATCGAGGGCCGGGAGGAGAAGCACGTGACTCGAGAAGAGCTGGGGCAGCTGCTGGCTTGGAAGCTGGCT CGGGGCCGCTTCAGGCCGCGCCTGCATCAGCTCGTCAGCGCCAACGCCCCGGAGTTGGTGGTGCAGCACTCGGCTGCCGCCTTCCCCCTCCTGCCAGACATGCACGCCGCGGTCACGGAATTACGCGCCCTGCGGGGCGTGGGCCCGGCCACGGCCTCGG CGGTCTTGGCTGCCGGAGCTCCCGAGGTGGCAGCTTTCATGTCTGAGGAGGCAGTGGCCGCGGTGCCCGGTCTGCCAGCCCTGCAGTACACCCTCAAGCACTACCTGCTGTACCTGAGCCGGGTGCAGGAGCGAGCCACAGCTCTGAGCCATG CCCAGCCGCCCCCGAGGACTCCAGGCCAGCCAAGAAGCGCCGGACCCAGACCGACTGATTTGgctgtggcccagatcctgctcacctgctctgtgacctcagggcACAAGTCTCTGGGCCAGAGGCTGGCTGCTGTAGGAGCccaataa
- the LOC100524737 gene encoding uncharacterized protein LOC100524737 isoform X3 produces the protein MAAARGLWGCEDPSLWAAVLGRHGEVLRARAGPQGRLEALDRWYREALPAAIEGREEKHVTREELGQLLAWKLARGRFRPRLHQLVSANAPELVVQHSAAAFPLLPDMHAAVTELRALRGVGPATASAVLAAGAPEVAAFMSEEAVAAVPGLPALQYTLKHYLLYLSRVQERATALSHDSLLPLLRQCLRAVDPASCGDSPVDLGYRAEAVP, from the exons ATGGCGGCGGCCCGCGGCCTTTGGGGCTGTGAGGACCCGAGCCTCTGGGCCGCCGTCCTGGGCCGCCACGGGGAAGTGCTCCGAGCGCGCGCGGGCCCCCAGGGGCGGCTGGAAGCCCTGGACCGATG GTATCGAGAGGCGTTGCCCGCAGCCATCGAGGGCCGGGAGGAGAAGCACGTGACTCGAGAAGAGCTGGGGCAGCTGCTGGCTTGGAAGCTGGCT CGGGGCCGCTTCAGGCCGCGCCTGCATCAGCTCGTCAGCGCCAACGCCCCGGAGTTGGTGGTGCAGCACTCGGCTGCCGCCTTCCCCCTCCTGCCAGACATGCACGCCGCGGTCACGGAATTACGCGCCCTGCGGGGCGTGGGCCCGGCCACGGCCTCGG CGGTCTTGGCTGCCGGAGCTCCCGAGGTGGCAGCTTTCATGTCTGAGGAGGCAGTGGCCGCGGTGCCCGGTCTGCCAGCCCTGCAGTACACCCTCAAGCACTACCTGCTGTACCTGAGCCGGGTGCAGGAGCGAGCCACAGCTCTGAGCCATG ACTCCCTGTTGCCCCTCCTTAGGCAGTGCCTCAGGGCTGTGGACCCCGCATCGTGTGGAGACAGCCCTGTGGACCTGGGCTATAGGGCAGAAGCTGTGCCCTGA